A part of Desulfomicrobium baculatum DSM 4028 genomic DNA contains:
- the pruA gene encoding L-glutamate gamma-semialdehyde dehydrogenase produces the protein MDSLVLDKKISDRGKEFFASISGEAPSIFNKGWWTGKVMDWSMKNENFKIQLFRFVDVLPYLNTSDSLTRHIDEYFAGDDQDVPKVLKMGAGVMGTGLGGKLAAGLVAKAIRSNIEGMAKQFIIGENTPDAMKNLKKIRKDGFAFTVDILGEASVSEIESEAYLKEYMELLDALKKEHASWAGLGGKDLDWGHAPKVNISVKPTALFSQASPKDFEGSVQGIEKRLAAILRKVKEMNGFMRIDMEQYKFKDITLEVYRRLRSSEEFRDYPHLGIVLQAYLKDTDQDLADLLAWARAEKLPISVRLVKGAYWDSETVIAKQNGWDIPVWTIKAESDAAYERQAKMILENHDICHFGCASHNIRTIAAVMETAKALNVPDERYEFQVLYGMAEPVRKGLLKVAKRVRLYAPYGDLLPGMAYLVRRLLENTANESFLRQSFAEEAEVERLMENPAVTVEREKAQRKPKAEAEVAGLARFENEPFADFTQESVRQAFMDAVAAVRAQLGKEYPLVIGGQEVRTADTLQSVNPANPSEIIGTICQASTKEIDLAIEAAKKAAPAWKALSPEERAGYLLKAAEIARKEIFTLSAWQTLEVGKQFDQAQADVAEAIDFMEYYAREMIRFGKPQRMGRAPGEMSQLIYQPKGIAAVIAPWNFPLAISCGMSSAAIVAGNPVLYKPAGPSSVIGFTLSEIFRKAGLPAGVFNYVPGRGSVMGDYLVEHPDVALIAFTGSMEVGHRIIGKASVVHPGQKQIKKVIAELGGKNAIIIDDDADLDEAIKEVLHSAFAFQGQKCSACSRVIVVEPIYAKFIERLVEGARSLAIGPAEDPTYFMGPVVDDKAQQNVLKYIDIAKSEGTVLYSSPVPAGGYYAPLTIVEGITPEHRIAQEEVFGPVLSVMKVKNFDQAMEWANSTRYSLTGAVFSRSPKHLEKAREQFNVGNLYLNRGSTGALVERHPFGGFNMSGVGSKAGGPDYLLQFMDPRLVCENTMRRGFAPIEEDDDWII, from the coding sequence ATGGACAGTTTGGTGTTGGACAAAAAGATCAGCGATCGCGGCAAAGAATTTTTTGCCAGCATCTCCGGCGAAGCCCCCTCCATTTTCAACAAGGGCTGGTGGACAGGCAAGGTCATGGACTGGTCCATGAAGAACGAGAATTTCAAGATTCAACTGTTCCGATTTGTGGATGTCCTGCCCTACCTGAACACTTCCGACTCCCTGACCCGGCACATTGACGAATACTTCGCCGGTGACGACCAGGATGTGCCCAAGGTTCTCAAGATGGGTGCCGGCGTCATGGGCACCGGCCTTGGCGGCAAGCTGGCCGCCGGACTCGTGGCCAAGGCCATCCGCTCCAACATCGAGGGCATGGCCAAGCAGTTCATCATCGGCGAAAACACCCCTGACGCCATGAAGAACCTCAAAAAAATCCGCAAGGACGGGTTCGCCTTCACCGTGGACATCCTTGGCGAGGCATCGGTCAGCGAGATCGAGTCCGAGGCCTACCTCAAGGAATACATGGAGCTGCTTGACGCGCTGAAAAAGGAACACGCCTCCTGGGCCGGCCTCGGCGGCAAGGACCTGGACTGGGGCCATGCGCCCAAGGTCAACATTTCCGTCAAACCCACGGCTCTTTTTTCCCAGGCATCGCCCAAGGACTTCGAGGGCTCGGTCCAGGGCATCGAGAAACGCCTGGCCGCCATCCTGCGCAAGGTCAAGGAAATGAACGGCTTCATGCGCATCGACATGGAGCAGTACAAATTCAAAGACATCACCCTGGAAGTATACCGCCGCCTGCGCTCAAGCGAGGAATTCCGCGATTACCCGCATCTGGGCATCGTGTTGCAGGCCTATCTGAAGGATACGGACCAGGACCTGGCCGACCTCTTGGCCTGGGCCAGAGCTGAAAAACTTCCCATCTCCGTCCGGCTGGTCAAGGGCGCGTACTGGGATTCCGAGACCGTCATTGCCAAGCAGAACGGCTGGGACATTCCGGTCTGGACCATCAAAGCCGAGAGCGACGCGGCCTATGAGCGCCAGGCAAAGATGATCCTGGAGAACCACGACATCTGCCACTTCGGTTGCGCCTCGCACAACATCCGCACCATCGCCGCGGTCATGGAGACGGCCAAGGCCTTGAACGTGCCCGATGAGCGCTACGAGTTCCAGGTCCTCTACGGCATGGCCGAACCCGTGCGCAAAGGCCTGCTCAAAGTGGCCAAACGCGTGCGCCTCTACGCCCCGTACGGCGATCTGCTGCCCGGCATGGCCTATCTGGTCCGGCGCCTGCTTGAAAACACGGCCAACGAGTCCTTTTTGCGCCAATCCTTTGCCGAAGAGGCCGAGGTGGAACGGCTGATGGAAAACCCGGCAGTGACCGTCGAGCGGGAAAAAGCCCAGCGTAAGCCCAAGGCCGAGGCCGAGGTCGCGGGCCTGGCCCGCTTCGAGAACGAACCCTTTGCCGATTTCACCCAGGAATCCGTGCGCCAGGCTTTCATGGATGCCGTCGCCGCAGTGCGCGCGCAGCTTGGCAAGGAATACCCGCTCGTCATCGGCGGTCAGGAAGTACGCACGGCCGACACGCTGCAGTCGGTCAACCCGGCCAATCCGAGCGAAATCATCGGCACCATCTGCCAGGCTTCCACCAAGGAAATCGATCTGGCCATCGAGGCAGCCAAGAAAGCGGCCCCGGCCTGGAAAGCGCTATCCCCGGAGGAACGGGCCGGATATCTGCTGAAAGCCGCCGAGATCGCGCGCAAGGAAATCTTCACCCTCTCCGCCTGGCAGACGCTCGAAGTGGGCAAGCAGTTCGACCAGGCCCAGGCGGATGTGGCCGAAGCCATTGATTTCATGGAATACTATGCTCGCGAGATGATCCGCTTCGGCAAGCCCCAGCGCATGGGCCGCGCCCCGGGCGAAATGAGCCAGCTCATATACCAGCCCAAAGGCATCGCCGCCGTCATCGCCCCCTGGAACTTCCCCCTGGCCATCAGCTGCGGCATGAGCTCGGCAGCCATCGTCGCCGGCAACCCCGTGCTTTACAAACCCGCCGGACCGTCCTCCGTGATCGGCTTCACCCTGTCAGAAATCTTCCGCAAGGCCGGGCTGCCTGCAGGCGTGTTCAATTATGTACCGGGCCGGGGCTCGGTCATGGGCGACTACCTGGTCGAACACCCCGACGTGGCCCTCATCGCCTTTACCGGATCCATGGAGGTCGGCCACCGCATCATAGGCAAAGCCTCCGTGGTTCATCCCGGCCAGAAGCAGATCAAAAAGGTCATCGCGGAGCTTGGCGGCAAGAACGCCATCATCATCGATGACGACGCGGATCTCGACGAGGCCATCAAGGAAGTCCTGCACTCGGCCTTTGCCTTCCAGGGACAGAAATGCTCGGCCTGCTCCCGGGTCATCGTGGTCGAGCCCATCTACGCCAAATTCATCGAACGTCTGGTGGAAGGCGCCAGGTCGCTGGCCATCGGGCCCGCCGAGGATCCGACCTACTTCATGGGACCGGTGGTGGACGACAAGGCCCAGCAGAACGTGCTCAAGTACATCGACATCGCCAAGAGCGAGGGCACGGTCCTGTACTCAAGCCCTGTCCCGGCCGGCGGTTATTACGCGCCCCTGACCATCGTCGAAGGCATCACCCCGGAGCACCGCATCGCCCAGGAGGAAGTCTTCGGTCCGGTCCTTTCGGTCATGAAGGTCAAAAACTTCGATCAGGCCATGGAGTGGGCCAACTCCACGCGCTACTCCCTGACCGGGGCCGTGTTCTCGCGCAGCCCCAAACACCTCGAAAAAGCCCGGGAGCAGTTCAACGTCGGCAACCTGTACCTGAACCGCGGTTCCACCGGCGCGCTGGTCGAGCGCCATCCCTTCGGCGGATTCAACATGTCCGGAGTGGGCTCCAAGGCAGGCGGTCCGGACTACCTGCTGCAGTTCATGGACCCCAGGCTGGTCTGCGAGAACACCATGCGCCGAGGCTTCGCGCCTATCGAAGAAGACGACGACTGGATCATCTAA
- a CDS encoding Lrp/AsnC family transcriptional regulator: MLDSTDIEILNILQENGKITNAELARQIGMAPSGVLERVKKLEQKGVIDKYEVRLNPKALGISLSTFIQIKTADSVGSSEIGRKLAEIDEVQEVHWTAGEYNYLVKARVSSTETLALLMKQFGEIPGVRDSRTTLVLDTLKETQALSLQFIACKNPRKSAK, encoded by the coding sequence ATGTTAGACAGCACAGATATCGAGATCCTGAACATCCTTCAAGAAAATGGAAAGATCACCAACGCAGAACTGGCCCGCCAGATCGGCATGGCTCCATCCGGCGTGCTGGAGCGGGTGAAAAAGCTCGAACAGAAGGGCGTCATCGATAAATACGAGGTCCGACTGAACCCCAAGGCCTTGGGGATTTCCCTGTCCACCTTCATCCAGATCAAGACCGCCGACTCGGTCGGAAGTTCCGAGATAGGCAGGAAGTTGGCCGAAATCGACGAGGTGCAGGAAGTGCACTGGACCGCCGGCGAATACAACTATCTGGTCAAGGCCCGGGTCAGCAGCACGGAAACCCTGGCCCTGCTCATGAAGCAATTCGGTGAAATACCCGGAGTCCGAGACAGCCGGACCACTCTGGTGCTCGACACCCTAAAAGAAACCCAGGCCCTGTCCCTGCAGTTCATCGCGTGCAAAAACCCAAGAAAATCAGCAAAATAA
- the carB gene encoding carbamoyl-phosphate synthase large subunit has translation MPKRTDLKKIMLIGSGPIVIGQACEFDYSGTQALKALKEEGYEVILVNSNPATIMTDPNLADRTYIEPIEPETVARIIEKERPCALLPTLGGQTGLNTAVAVAENGVLEKYGVELIGASLPSIKKAESRQLFRKAMENIGLKVPKSGIARTQDDVREWGEKLKFPIIVRPAYTLGGTGGGVAYNKEDLERIAQQGLAASLTSEVMLEESLLGWKEYELEVVRDKKDNCVIICSIENLDPMGVHTGDSVTVAPAQTLTDDEYQKMRDASLAIMREIGVETGGSNVQFAHNPANGDMMIIEMNPRVSRSSALASKATGFPIAKIAAKLAVGYTLDELQNDITRETMAAFEPTIDYVVIKIPRFTFEKFPGAEDFLTTAMKSVGETMAIGRTFKEALQKGLRSLETGYPGLGKTFDGQLPDIEDTLAGLRKPNSRRLYQLRDALLSGISEEEIFEASAIDPWFIRQFKDIVDFEAVLKNVGLQGNLSVDNPDFVTVLREAKAMGFSDRQLATIWKRGERDIRSMRKEAGIIPSYKLVDTCAAEFEAYTPYYYSTYETENEARVSDKRKVVILGGGPNRIGQGIEFDYCCVHASYALREMGIESIMVNSNPETVSTDYDTSDRLYFEPLTREDVLAIIEQEKPEGVIVQFGGQTPLNLAVPLLREGVPILGTSPDSIDRAEDRERFQALLKKLDLLQPNNGTSMSIEEAVIVAARIGYPVVVRPSYVLGGRAMDIVYDEKDLRTYFEKHVTVVPDHPILIDKFLENAIEIDVDAVSDGEDTYVAGIMEHIEEAGIHSGDSACVLPPHTLGKMWVQEIERQTKALASELGVVGLMNIQFALKDEQIYILEVNPRASRTSPFVSKATGVPLAKLATRVMMGEKLADLKPWDMRKGGYYAVKEAVLPFNRFPGVDALLGPEMRSTGEVMGIDPSFGLAFMKAQLAAGQFLPASGCVFISVNDHDKSGIIVPAKTFQKLGFTIMSTRGTAAFLAGHGVDCQVVNKVYEGRPNVIDHIKNGDIQLVINTSSGKRTKEDSSELRRTTVMYGLPYTTNLAAAKALAMAIKERSTSGLDVKCLQEYYKESGRDF, from the coding sequence ATGCCCAAGAGAACAGATCTCAAAAAAATAATGCTTATCGGCTCTGGTCCCATCGTCATCGGACAGGCTTGCGAGTTCGATTATTCCGGGACCCAGGCCTTGAAAGCCCTCAAGGAAGAGGGCTACGAGGTCATTCTGGTCAACTCCAACCCGGCGACGATCATGACCGATCCGAACCTGGCCGACCGGACCTATATCGAGCCCATCGAGCCCGAGACCGTGGCCCGCATCATTGAAAAGGAACGCCCCTGCGCCCTTCTTCCGACCCTTGGCGGCCAGACCGGCCTGAACACGGCCGTGGCCGTGGCCGAGAACGGGGTCCTGGAGAAGTACGGCGTGGAGCTGATCGGCGCATCCCTGCCGAGCATCAAAAAGGCCGAGAGCCGCCAGCTTTTCCGCAAGGCCATGGAAAACATCGGCCTCAAGGTTCCTAAAAGCGGCATCGCCCGCACCCAGGACGACGTCCGCGAGTGGGGCGAGAAACTCAAATTTCCCATCATTGTCCGCCCGGCGTACACCCTTGGCGGCACCGGCGGCGGCGTCGCCTACAACAAGGAAGACCTGGAGCGCATCGCCCAGCAGGGCTTGGCCGCCAGTCTGACCTCCGAGGTCATGCTGGAGGAGTCGCTTTTGGGCTGGAAGGAGTATGAGCTCGAAGTCGTGCGCGACAAGAAGGACAACTGCGTCATCATCTGCTCCATCGAAAATCTGGACCCCATGGGCGTGCACACCGGCGACTCCGTGACCGTGGCTCCGGCCCAGACCCTGACCGACGACGAGTACCAGAAGATGCGCGATGCCTCCCTGGCCATCATGCGCGAGATCGGCGTGGAGACCGGCGGCTCCAACGTGCAGTTCGCCCACAATCCGGCCAACGGCGACATGATGATCATCGAGATGAACCCGCGCGTGTCGCGCTCCTCGGCCCTGGCCTCCAAGGCCACGGGTTTCCCTATTGCCAAGATCGCGGCCAAGCTGGCCGTGGGTTACACCCTGGACGAACTGCAGAACGACATCACCCGCGAGACCATGGCCGCCTTCGAGCCGACCATCGACTACGTGGTCATCAAGATTCCGCGTTTCACCTTCGAGAAATTTCCCGGTGCCGAAGACTTTCTGACCACGGCCATGAAGAGCGTGGGCGAGACCATGGCCATCGGGCGGACCTTCAAGGAAGCATTGCAGAAGGGCCTGCGCTCGCTGGAGACCGGCTATCCCGGTTTGGGCAAAACCTTCGACGGGCAACTGCCCGACATCGAGGACACTCTGGCCGGGCTGCGCAAGCCCAATTCCCGTCGCCTCTATCAGCTGCGCGACGCATTGTTGTCCGGAATCTCCGAGGAAGAGATATTCGAGGCTTCGGCCATCGATCCCTGGTTCATCCGCCAGTTCAAGGATATCGTCGATTTTGAGGCCGTGCTCAAGAACGTCGGCCTGCAGGGCAACCTGTCCGTGGACAACCCGGATTTCGTGACCGTCCTGCGCGAGGCCAAGGCCATGGGCTTTTCGGACCGGCAGCTGGCCACGATCTGGAAGCGCGGCGAGCGCGACATCCGTTCCATGCGCAAGGAGGCGGGCATCATCCCGTCCTACAAGCTGGTCGACACCTGCGCGGCCGAGTTCGAGGCCTACACCCCCTATTATTACTCGACCTACGAGACGGAAAACGAGGCCCGGGTCTCGGACAAGCGCAAGGTGGTCATCCTTGGCGGCGGTCCCAACCGCATCGGACAGGGCATCGAGTTCGACTATTGCTGCGTGCATGCCTCCTACGCCCTGCGCGAAATGGGCATCGAATCCATCATGGTCAACTCCAACCCCGAGACCGTCTCCACCGACTACGACACCTCGGACCGCCTCTATTTCGAGCCCCTGACCCGCGAGGACGTGCTGGCCATCATCGAGCAGGAAAAGCCCGAGGGCGTCATCGTCCAGTTCGGCGGGCAGACTCCGCTCAATCTGGCCGTGCCCCTTCTGCGCGAAGGCGTGCCGATCCTCGGCACCTCGCCGGACTCCATCGATCGCGCCGAAGACCGCGAGCGTTTCCAGGCCCTCCTGAAAAAGCTCGACCTGCTGCAGCCCAACAATGGCACGTCCATGAGCATCGAAGAGGCCGTGATCGTGGCCGCGCGCATCGGGTACCCGGTGGTGGTGCGGCCCTCCTACGTGCTGGGCGGCCGGGCCATGGACATCGTCTATGATGAAAAGGACCTGCGCACCTATTTTGAGAAGCACGTCACCGTGGTCCCGGACCACCCCATCCTCATCGACAAGTTCCTGGAGAACGCCATCGAGATCGACGTTGACGCAGTGAGCGACGGCGAAGACACCTATGTGGCCGGGATCATGGAGCACATCGAGGAGGCGGGCATCCACTCCGGAGACTCCGCCTGCGTGTTGCCCCCGCACACCCTGGGCAAGATGTGGGTCCAGGAGATCGAGCGCCAGACCAAGGCCCTGGCCAGTGAGCTCGGCGTGGTCGGCCTCATGAACATCCAGTTCGCCCTCAAAGATGAGCAGATTTACATTCTTGAAGTGAACCCCCGCGCCTCGCGCACCTCGCCCTTTGTCTCCAAGGCCACGGGCGTGCCCCTGGCCAAGCTGGCCACGCGGGTCATGATGGGCGAGAAACTCGCGGATTTGAAACCCTGGGATATGCGCAAGGGCGGGTATTATGCGGTCAAGGAGGCGGTGCTGCCCTTCAACCGCTTCCCCGGCGTGGACGCGCTGCTCGGGCCGGAAATGCGCTCCACCGGCGAAGTCATGGGTATCGACCCGTCTTTCGGCCTGGCCTTCATGAAGGCCCAGCTTGCCGCCGGACAGTTTCTGCCCGCTTCCGGGTGCGTGTTCATCTCCGTCAACGACCACGACAAGAGCGGGATCATCGTTCCGGCCAAGACCTTTCAGAAGCTTGGCTTCACCATCATGTCCACCCGAGGCACGGCCGCATTTCTGGCCGGCCACGGAGTCGACTGCCAGGTGGTCAACAAGGTCTACGAAGGACGCCCCAACGTTATCGATCATATCAAGAACGGGGACATTCAGCTGGTCATCAATACGTCTTCAGGCAAGCGCACCAAGGAGGACTCCTCGGAGCTCAGACGGACCACGGTCATGTACGGCCTGCCCTACACGACCAATCTGGCCGCGGCCAAGGCTCTGGCCATGGCCATCAAGGAGCGCAGCACCTCCGGGCTCGATGTGAAATGCCTGCAGGAATATTACAAGGAATCTGGCCGGGATTTCTAA
- the purF gene encoding amidophosphoribosyltransferase, which yields MKKEACGLFGIYGHPEAARMTYFGLYALQHRGQESAGIITWDGQTIREQRGMGLVADVFEERHLGHQLKGSVAMGHIRYSTTGASLIRNAQPFKVTYKGMNLALAHNGNLVNTISLREELENQGTIFQTTMDSEVIMHLVAKYMNGGTPEEAIAKACSRIQGSYSLLFMVNQKLIAVRDPWGFRPLSLGRVGDAYVLASETCAFDLLEAEYLRCLDPGEMLVIEDGRMMSHRFMEPAEKQSSCIFELIYFARPDSLVFDQEVYNARKSMGKILAQECPCDADFVMPFPDSGVYAAVGYAQESGLPFEACMIRNHYVGRTFIQPTQGMRDFSVRVKLNPVKSMIKGKRVVIVEDSIVRGTTIRTRVKQLRELGAKEIHMRVSCPPIRYPCYYGIDFSSKGELIAANHSVADIGRYLGLDSLHYITIGGLLKAVRGPENFCLACFNGAYPVLPDEGVGKLSLECC from the coding sequence ATGAAAAAGGAAGCTTGCGGATTATTTGGAATTTATGGGCACCCGGAAGCGGCGCGCATGACCTATTTCGGTCTTTACGCCCTCCAGCATCGCGGGCAGGAGAGCGCCGGCATCATCACCTGGGACGGCCAGACCATTCGCGAACAGCGCGGCATGGGGCTGGTGGCCGACGTGTTCGAGGAGCGCCATTTGGGGCATCAGCTCAAGGGCAGCGTGGCCATGGGTCACATCCGCTACTCCACCACCGGAGCCTCGCTGATCCGCAACGCCCAGCCCTTCAAGGTCACCTACAAGGGCATGAACCTGGCCCTGGCCCACAACGGCAACCTGGTCAACACCATCAGCCTGCGCGAAGAGCTGGAAAATCAGGGCACCATCTTCCAGACCACCATGGACAGCGAAGTCATCATGCATCTGGTGGCCAAGTACATGAACGGCGGCACCCCCGAGGAGGCCATCGCCAAAGCCTGCAGCCGCATTCAGGGCTCCTACAGCCTGCTCTTCATGGTCAATCAGAAGCTCATCGCCGTGCGCGACCCGTGGGGTTTTCGGCCCCTGTCCCTCGGCCGGGTCGGGGACGCCTACGTGCTGGCCTCCGAGACCTGTGCCTTCGATCTGCTGGAGGCCGAATACCTGCGCTGCCTGGACCCGGGCGAGATGCTGGTCATCGAAGACGGGCGGATGATGTCGCACCGCTTCATGGAGCCCGCCGAAAAACAGAGCTCCTGCATTTTTGAGCTCATCTATTTCGCCCGTCCCGATTCCCTGGTCTTTGACCAGGAAGTCTACAACGCGCGCAAGAGCATGGGCAAGATCCTGGCCCAGGAATGCCCGTGCGACGCCGATTTCGTCATGCCCTTTCCCGATTCGGGCGTGTACGCGGCCGTGGGCTACGCCCAGGAGTCGGGCCTGCCGTTCGAGGCCTGCATGATCCGCAACCACTACGTGGGCCGGACCTTCATCCAGCCGACCCAGGGCATGCGGGACTTTTCCGTGCGCGTGAAGCTCAACCCGGTCAAGTCCATGATCAAGGGCAAGCGCGTGGTCATCGTCGAGGACTCCATCGTGCGCGGTACGACCATCCGCACCCGCGTCAAGCAGCTGCGCGAACTGGGTGCCAAGGAGATTCACATGCGCGTGAGCTGTCCGCCCATCCGCTACCCCTGTTACTACGGCATCGACTTTTCCTCCAAGGGCGAGCTCATCGCGGCCAACCATTCCGTGGCCGACATCGGGCGCTACCTGGGCCTGGACAGTCTGCACTACATCACCATCGGCGGTCTTCTGAAGGCCGTGCGCGGGCCCGAGAACTTCTGCCTGGCCTGCTTCAACGGGGCCTACCCCGTGCTGCCCGACGAAGGGGTGGGCAAGCTGTCCCTGGAGTGCTGCTAG
- a CDS encoding KpsF/GutQ family sugar-phosphate isomerase → MTVADSQTDWLAKAREVLDIEAQGLAAVRDRLGDSFVRALEVMAGCSGRVVITGLGKSGLVGRKIAATLSSTGTPSFFLHPVEGAHGDLGMIRHEDVIVAISNSGETDELNNILPSLKSLAGHVISLTGGIHSTMARLSDVVIDTSVPCEACPHGLAPTASTTATLAVGDALAVCLIDWKSFALDDFRRFHPGGALGQRLTKRVEELMRFSPLPVVPSGASLGQALDVLNAGGLGCVCVVDGGGHLLGLLTDGDVRRLVCAGRLALDAVVDSVMTASPLHATPGQKAAEVLDIMESRAITVLPVVAPDQTLAGMVHMHDVLGQGRVKFSRS, encoded by the coding sequence ATGACGGTGGCCGATTCGCAGACAGACTGGCTGGCCAAGGCCCGCGAGGTGCTCGACATCGAGGCCCAGGGCCTCGCCGCCGTTCGTGACCGCTTGGGCGACTCTTTTGTGCGCGCCCTTGAGGTCATGGCCGGATGCTCGGGCCGGGTGGTGATCACGGGTCTGGGCAAGTCCGGCCTGGTCGGGCGCAAGATCGCGGCGACGCTCAGCAGCACGGGCACTCCGTCCTTTTTCCTGCATCCGGTGGAAGGAGCCCACGGCGACCTGGGCATGATCCGCCACGAAGACGTCATCGTGGCCATCTCCAATTCCGGCGAGACCGACGAACTCAACAACATCCTGCCCAGCCTGAAGAGCCTGGCCGGGCATGTCATCTCCTTGACAGGCGGAATCCATTCGACCATGGCCCGGCTTTCCGACGTGGTCATCGACACGTCCGTGCCTTGCGAGGCCTGCCCGCACGGGCTCGCCCCCACGGCCAGCACTACGGCCACCCTGGCCGTGGGAGACGCCCTGGCGGTCTGCCTCATTGATTGGAAATCCTTTGCCCTGGATGATTTTCGCCGGTTCCACCCCGGAGGCGCCCTGGGTCAGCGTCTGACCAAGAGGGTCGAAGAGCTGATGCGCTTCTCCCCTCTGCCCGTGGTGCCCAGCGGGGCATCTCTGGGACAGGCCCTGGATGTGCTCAACGCCGGGGGCCTGGGCTGCGTGTGCGTGGTGGACGGCGGAGGGCATCTGCTGGGCCTTTTGACCGACGGCGATGTGCGCCGCCTCGTCTGCGCGGGTCGGCTGGCCCTGGACGCCGTGGTGGACTCCGTCATGACCGCCTCCCCTCTGCACGCCACTCCCGGGCAAAAAGCCGCCGAAGTCCTTGACATCATGGAGTCCAGGGCCATCACGGTGCTGCCCGTGGTCGCTCCGGACCAGACCTTGGCAGGCATGGTGCATATGCACGACGTGCTGGGTCAGGGCCGGGTCAAGTTTTCACGTTCCTGA
- a CDS encoding YkgJ family cysteine cluster protein has product MNAIRSAGQGGDDSFVLVANTPGFVEQLGFLMPERDIEAAFPRQGSHWRLATTAQGECTFLGREGCLLDRSVRPIYCRLFPLWQFQGQLTWFTAAECLANEECGSLAAMIEAMNTSRTEVRGLFSEMCSKLGLEPDAKVKS; this is encoded by the coding sequence ATGAACGCCATTCGCAGCGCCGGTCAGGGTGGGGACGATTCCTTTGTACTGGTCGCCAACACCCCCGGTTTTGTTGAACAGCTTGGTTTTCTGATGCCGGAGCGCGACATAGAGGCCGCATTTCCCAGGCAGGGCTCTCATTGGCGACTGGCTACAACCGCCCAGGGCGAATGCACTTTTCTGGGGCGCGAGGGATGTCTTCTGGATCGGAGCGTGCGACCGATCTACTGCCGGCTTTTTCCGCTTTGGCAATTTCAGGGGCAGCTGACCTGGTTCACCGCCGCCGAATGCCTGGCCAATGAAGAATGCGGCTCTCTTGCAGCCATGATCGAGGCCATGAACACAAGCCGGACGGAGGTCAGGGGTCTTTTTAGCGAAATGTGCTCGAAGCTGGGACTTGAACCGGACGCAAAGGTGAAATCATGA